Proteins from a single region of Hermetia illucens chromosome 3, iHerIll2.2.curated.20191125, whole genome shotgun sequence:
- the LOC119650589 gene encoding LIM/homeobox protein Lhx3 isoform X4 — translation MELLKLMMYKSDLLSSVNNNCEDDRVPPIHLDQLPDFLISTIPKCGGCHELILDRFILKVLERTWHAKCLQCSECHAQLNDKCFARNGQLFCKNDFFKRYGTKCSACDLGIPPTQVVRRAQDNVYHLECFSCAMCSRQLNTGDEFYLMEDRKLVCKPDYEAAKAKGLYLDGSLDGDQPNKRPRTTITAKQLETLKTAYNNSPKPARHVREQLSQDTGLDMRVVQVWFQNRRAKEKRLKKDAGRTRWSQYFRSIKGGGSPRHDKFLDKDDLKGDYDSFSHHDLSNDSYSTVNLGLDEGASPHSVRGSYMHGSSSPPPYPASHTPPPMGQGHTFGSYPDNIVYTPIGQPVNSLLHGSNAHGGGLPGSGVSDLSNDSSPAHGYPDFPPSPDSWLGDSGAKTAASVIERSNNINFRTSNKINNNSTKASINTTATTVENSSLLRSFHENQFADQSLIFTHKGHS, via the exons ATGGAACTCCTGAAATTAATGATGTATAAAAGTGATTTATTGTCGAGTGTGAATAACAACTGCGAGGATGATCGTGTGCCGCCCATTCACTTGGATCAGTTACCAGACTTTTTGATAT CAACCATACCCAAATGTGGTGGATGTCACGAACTCATCCTGGACCGATTCATCCTCAAAGTCCTGGAGCGAACGTGGCATGCAAAATGCCTGCAATGTAGTGAATGTCATGCTCAGCTCAACGATaagtgtttcgctcgaaatggtCAACTATTCTGCAAGAACGACTTCTTCAA GCGATACGGGACAAAATGTTCAGCCTGTGATTTAGGGATTCCGCCGACACAGGTGGTTAGACGTGCCCAGGATAATGTCTACCACTTGGAATGTTTCTCGTGTGCCATGTGCTCGCGACAACTCAACACCGGCGATGAGTTCTACCTGATGGAGGATCGGAAGCTGGTCTGCAAGCCTGACTATGAGGCGGCCAAAGCGAAAG GATTGTATCTGGACGGGTCGTTGGACGGGGACCAGCCTAATAAGCGGCCGCGAACGACAATTACGGCGAAACAACTAGAAACCCTTAAGACTGCTTACAATAATAGTCCGAAACCGGCCCGGCATGTTCGAGAACAGCTGTCGCAGGACACGGGTTTGGATATGCGAGTGGTGCAAGTGTGGTTTCAAAATAG GAGAGCCAAAGAGAAGCGTCTTAAAAAGGATGCCGGCCGTACTAGGTGGAGtcaatatttccgttcaatcaAAGGCGGAGGGTCACCGCGGCATGATAAATTCCTAGACAAAGATGACCTCAAGGGGGATTATGATAGTTTTAGCCATCATG ATCTAAGTAACGATAGTTACAGTACAGTAAATCTAGGATTAGACGAGGGTGCATCACCACATAGTGTACGCGGGTCGTATATGCATGGGAGTAGCAGTCCACCGCCATATCCAGCTAGTCATACACCTCCGCCCATGGGACAAGGACATACGTTTGGTTCATATCCAGATAATATAGTCTACACACCTATAG GACAACCAGTCAATTCTCTTCTCCATGGTTCCAATGCGCACGGTGGTGGTTTACCCGGGAGCGGTGTATCAGATTTAAGTAACGATTCTAGTCCAGCTCACGGGTATCCTGATTTTCCGCCAAGTCCTGACTCATGGCTAGGCGATTCAGGTG CAAAAACAGCTGCATCAGTTATCGAACGAAGTAATAACATTAATTTTCGTACCAGCAACAAAATCAACAATAATAGCACGAAAGCAAGTATAAATACAACAGCAACTACTGTGGAAAATTCAAGTCTACTGAGAAGTTTCCATGAAAATCAATTTGCCGACCAGTCACTTATTTTCACCCATAAGGGTCATAGTTAA
- the LOC119650589 gene encoding LIM/homeobox protein Lhx3 isoform X3: protein MELLKLMMYKSDLLSSVNNNCEDDRVPPIHLDQLPDFLISTIPKCGGCHELILDRFILKVLERTWHAKCLQCSECHAQLNDKCFARNGQLFCKNDFFKSHRRYGTKCSACDLGIPPTQVVRRAQDNVYHLECFSCAMCSRQLNTGDEFYLMEDRKLVCKPDYEAAKAKGLYLDGSLDGDQPNKRPRTTITAKQLETLKTAYNNSPKPARHVREQLSQDTGLDMRVVQVWFQNRRAKEKRLKKDAGRTRWSQYFRSIKGGGSPRHDKFLDKDDLKGDYDSFSHHDLSNDSYSTVNLGLDEGASPHSVRGSYMHGSSSPPPYPASHTPPPMGQGHTFGSYPDNIVYTPIGQPVNSLLHGSNAHGGGLPGSGVSDLSNDSSPAHGYPDFPPSPDSWLGDSGAKTAASVIERSNNINFRTSNKINNNSTKASINTTATTVENSSLLRSFHENQFADQSLIFTHKGHS, encoded by the exons ATGGAACTCCTGAAATTAATGATGTATAAAAGTGATTTATTGTCGAGTGTGAATAACAACTGCGAGGATGATCGTGTGCCGCCCATTCACTTGGATCAGTTACCAGACTTTTTGATAT CAACCATACCCAAATGTGGTGGATGTCACGAACTCATCCTGGACCGATTCATCCTCAAAGTCCTGGAGCGAACGTGGCATGCAAAATGCCTGCAATGTAGTGAATGTCATGCTCAGCTCAACGATaagtgtttcgctcgaaatggtCAACTATTCTGCAAGAACGACTTCTTCAA GTCACACAGGCGATACGGGACAAAATGTTCAGCCTGTGATTTAGGGATTCCGCCGACACAGGTGGTTAGACGTGCCCAGGATAATGTCTACCACTTGGAATGTTTCTCGTGTGCCATGTGCTCGCGACAACTCAACACCGGCGATGAGTTCTACCTGATGGAGGATCGGAAGCTGGTCTGCAAGCCTGACTATGAGGCGGCCAAAGCGAAAG GATTGTATCTGGACGGGTCGTTGGACGGGGACCAGCCTAATAAGCGGCCGCGAACGACAATTACGGCGAAACAACTAGAAACCCTTAAGACTGCTTACAATAATAGTCCGAAACCGGCCCGGCATGTTCGAGAACAGCTGTCGCAGGACACGGGTTTGGATATGCGAGTGGTGCAAGTGTGGTTTCAAAATAG GAGAGCCAAAGAGAAGCGTCTTAAAAAGGATGCCGGCCGTACTAGGTGGAGtcaatatttccgttcaatcaAAGGCGGAGGGTCACCGCGGCATGATAAATTCCTAGACAAAGATGACCTCAAGGGGGATTATGATAGTTTTAGCCATCATG ATCTAAGTAACGATAGTTACAGTACAGTAAATCTAGGATTAGACGAGGGTGCATCACCACATAGTGTACGCGGGTCGTATATGCATGGGAGTAGCAGTCCACCGCCATATCCAGCTAGTCATACACCTCCGCCCATGGGACAAGGACATACGTTTGGTTCATATCCAGATAATATAGTCTACACACCTATAG GACAACCAGTCAATTCTCTTCTCCATGGTTCCAATGCGCACGGTGGTGGTTTACCCGGGAGCGGTGTATCAGATTTAAGTAACGATTCTAGTCCAGCTCACGGGTATCCTGATTTTCCGCCAAGTCCTGACTCATGGCTAGGCGATTCAGGTG CAAAAACAGCTGCATCAGTTATCGAACGAAGTAATAACATTAATTTTCGTACCAGCAACAAAATCAACAATAATAGCACGAAAGCAAGTATAAATACAACAGCAACTACTGTGGAAAATTCAAGTCTACTGAGAAGTTTCCATGAAAATCAATTTGCCGACCAGTCACTTATTTTCACCCATAAGGGTCATAGTTAA